The window GGGCTCCATCGTCAGCGTCGCCGGCACCAGCAGCACCACGGCCACCGGCGCCATGTACCGGAGCAGGTCCATGGAGTTGAGCTTCTCCCTGCACGCCATCAAATCCGAGGCCCCATTTTCAGCAAATGTATCATTCAGTATAGGTCAACGTGATGAATGAAGTATGATGATTATTACTCTTCTGAGGAGAGCAGGATCCCCTGCAGCACGGTCTTGAGCGCCCTCCCCGCCGTCGCGCCCACGCACATGATGAACCCGAACAGATGGAAGCTCGGCTCGCCCTGAATGCAAGCAAACAATCAATGTCGGCGCGCGAGCACATCAAGATTTGGCATTTGAGCTAGATTAATTCAAAGATCCATATTCAGATTTTGCTGCTCGAtctagtttagtttattttagttaCCCCGGTGGCGatgacgacgccggcgacgacggGGAGGAGGGCGGCGTAGGTGGCGCGGGCCTCGCGGCGGCCCGCGACGGCGTAGGCGATGAGCGCGGTGAAGAAGGGCGTGGTGGCGCCGACGGCCTGGTTGAAGGACACGGGGAGGTAGCGCAGCGAGACGTTGCCGGCGACGACGGAGCCGCAGAAGACGGCGCCCAGCACGGCCACCCTGGCCGCCTGCCCGCGCGAGAGCGGCCGGcgggaggcggacgaggaggtggtggcggcggcgaagACGGAGGAGAGGAGCGCGGAGGCGGACATGTGGCAGGCGGTGAGGAAGACCGGGTACCGGAAGCCGTAGACGGAGAGGAGGTACTTGTTGAGCAGCAGCACCCCGATGTTGGACGCGTACCACGCCGCCACCAGCCCCGCCGTCCGCAGCCGGCCCGACGGCCCGGACGCCGCGGCGGCGTCCGGGCCGGCGGCCGCCGTCGTCGGGAGGAGCGCCCGGTCCTCCTGCTGCCGCATCGTCGGCCTTGTTGGTTCTTGCTTCCCGGAGCTGCTGGCTGGTTTGGTTTGGTCTGGTTGGTGGGCGCGGGCGCGTTGGTTAATTTGGGTTTTCTCGTGCGTGGCACGCGTTTATATGGACGTGGTCGTGGGTGGCGCCGTGGGAGAGACGACGGGGGCCTGCCTGCCGCTGCCGGTCGGGGTTGGGGAGTGGAGATGCTCTATTCAACTAAGGACAATCTGGCCGCTCCCGCCAGCTTAAACATCTATATTTCTCAACGTCTACGCCGTACTACCCTATTGTACTGAGGAGTAGTGCGTATTGATTAACCCCTTATTCGTTGCTTCTCAGCTCGAGGAGAGTATTTTTTGTTCTTTTGGACGCAGCTCCAGAAGGGTTTGCAAAACGTGACTGCAGCAATGCGGGCCCTACTTGTCGTGTTCGATGTCAGGCGAAAAAACGACTGCTAGTgttaaaaacgctcttatattgtGTGACGAAGGAAACAATATATTTAGGTTGAACGCACGCTTCATTTTTCTCCCGGATCTCCTGCCGATAAAGGTGGCAGCAGGCCACACAGATTAGTTTCATGAT is drawn from Aegilops tauschii subsp. strangulata cultivar AL8/78 chromosome 1, Aet v6.0, whole genome shotgun sequence and contains these coding sequences:
- the LOC109755668 gene encoding probable sugar phosphate/phosphate translocator At3g11320, whose protein sequence is MRQQEDRALLPTTAAAGPDAAAASGPSGRLRTAGLVAAWYASNIGVLLLNKYLLSVYGFRYPVFLTACHMSASALLSSVFAAATTSSSASRRPLSRGQAARVAVLGAVFCGSVVAGNVSLRYLPVSFNQAVGATTPFFTALIAYAVAGRREARATYAALLPVVAGVVIATGGEPSFHLFGFIMCVGATAGRALKTVLQGILLSSEEEKLNSMDLLRYMAPVAVVLLVPATLTMEPDALGAAAALAREDPSFVWLLLGNSSLAYLVNLTNFLVTKHTSPLTLQVLGNAKGAVAVVVSILIFKNPVTVMGMLGYGVTIAGVVLYGEAKKRSK